Proteins encoded together in one Bactrocera neohumeralis isolate Rockhampton chromosome 4, APGP_CSIRO_Bneo_wtdbg2-racon-allhic-juicebox.fasta_v2, whole genome shotgun sequence window:
- the LOC126755914 gene encoding LOW QUALITY PROTEIN: centrosomal protein of 131 kDa (The sequence of the model RefSeq protein was modified relative to this genomic sequence to represent the inferred CDS: inserted 1 base in 1 codon) — protein sequence MDLCLRGSQINLVERQKPRPKYSSQTNLYQPPSGNHPNNYNTRARPRSAQFFTKRSRSSPFLNRPQSAELSQFGAGAGVGAVGTTSFGVGRSSGGNCGQYQGRGGEYVPDKLSKTKRYQSISSSSLLRLLLDEPIKRSWLCRGSVSSPETQSEQSSARKQTPSYTDYNKRTRTDTSSAESEKYRKAQTSGVENHRFTMSASTSRLSSGNSVSSYTREKSAGSTASTTSLRATDYWHTNNXTSMLQKQAKPDLPGRVSFSKPNAGLQYEADLSLSDCENEKQKPHEFTAKNSPNNASISEPGPVTLPATVSFNSKREFAAPTSSCGELSTSAGAKKSVHFGATAGGGGILAETYEYPKCPSENCSCSTRSSSTASSTQDVGAEGKCTCDSPTCKLSAERLLRRSSLTDLDDKMDFTVKGDGLKKNAATEELQVIRDYKSVVGDQLENSVVKQILEEDNTKFGAYDNLHNTLEMPTYLDKYASPTKSNVYSDKPNNLSETKPSTNLKNGAKKHLVGSTANELNKMDNNLENNFKSQAAYAPTSDTVINNYLKVAATTPLMIKKKENNRPNSGEKLGQNKENKSVTAAPKSQPTYSKCNGNTKLKKATSFGSLREDSNLTEFNIDKVDSWMSMHGESMNQQKTLSKHKSLDADFEKLTGGELGEDGHGEDILNERDGDSASQVSTKSDGESTYDEIVSVIKEIDEDKKKDNYAERAANELELKLNTTPDTVTLPASGEQKTAETSKSPDKYKDILSYLDTVEDSCDRTLLETRRSIPESNRSEIEFVVEPDIAEDVPKLADLLMLPNHQLARRVIALSLRANELANAVYLSKEHVMKVRTEKQKSIRTEKATAANRLREQKKHYETIVKRHQGFIEQLLKDKGSLCEKVAALTRRLESQNQAWEHKLETEVARVKETTLAGEKIRRERWVRENTKKIKELTVKGLEAEINKMTCNHQREVNELKQAHQQQLLDSLEEARLKHEQIENSIRESCAQDRESIIEKERLAIRERFERQLEEERKCFDEQRQKLVEDFNAERTRLQNELKMKDADFQVRRQELQREKEIELEQTVAELQEKMFKQDEKYQNRINTIEKQYEADFELWKRDYENECKVSQVEKENAIRQHYRAERDRQIDAIVSRMDTEALKHAEEHEAKLNRLKEKYEKDLQLVENAERSLREKYTDTRSSLAEADAKVRNSEAEIKQLKMELEHSKKMCNDFLAERDQLRDNLRNEVQSEVAVIKSERDTEIQKIHKRVQQAIEKKDATIDLLQKENGSLRERCLKLEAVIRQQRKDYCVK from the exons ATGGATTTATGCCTGCGAGGGTCGCAG ATTAATCTAGTTGAACGTCAGAAACCGCGTCCCAAATATAGCTCCCAAACGAATTTGTATCAACCGCCAAGCGGCAACCATCCTAACAACTACAACACACGCGCCCGTCCGCGTTCGGCACAGTTCTTTACGAAACGCAGCCGCTCCTCGCCATTTCTCAATCGTCCACAATCGGCGGAGCTCAGTCAGTTCGGTGCTGGTGCCGGTGTTGGTGCTGTTGGTACTACTAGTTTTGGTGTTGGACGCAGTTCGGGTGGCAATTGTGGTCAGTATCAAGGACGTGGTGGCGAGTACGTGCCCGACAAATTGAGCAAAACC AAGCGCTATCAATCTATTTCTTCTTCGAGTTTGTTGAGACTGTTGCTCGACGAGCCCATAAAGCGCTCCTGGCTGTGCCGCGGCAGTGTCTCCTCACCAGAGACCCAATCTGAACAGAGTAGTGCCAGGAAGCAGACACCGTCATATACCGATTACAATAAGAGAACGCGCACAGACACTAGTAGTGCTGAGAGTGAGAAGTACCGTAAAGCGCAAACGAGCGGTGTAGAGAATCACAGATTTACAATGAG CGCCTCAACCTCGCGCCTGTCGAGCGGCAATTCGGTTTCGAGTTATACGCGTGAAAAGTCTGCCGGCTCCACAGCTTCTACCACTTCACTACGCGCCACTGACTATTGGCATACAAATA TCACATCAATGCTACAGAAGCAAGCCAAACCCGATCTTCCGGGACGTGTGTCCTTCTCTAAGCCCAATGCGGGCTTGCAATACGAAGCAGACTTGAGCCTTAGCGACTGcgaaaatgaaaagcaaaaaccaCATGAATTTACAGCAAAGAATTCTCCAAACAATGCTTCCATTTCGGAACCAGGACCTGTCACACTGCCTGCTACAGTCAGCTTCAACAGTAAACGTGAATTCGCTGCACCAACCTCATCGTGTGGCGAGCTCTCCACCTCGGCCGGTGCTAAGAAATCCGTACATTTCGGCGCAACTGCTGGTGGCGGTGGTATACTCGCCGAAACCTATGAATATCCAAAGTGTCCATCGGAGAATTGTTCGTGTAGCACGCGCAGTTCGTCGACGGCAAGCAGCACCCAAGACGTTGGTGCGGAGGGCAAGTGTACTTGTGACTCGCCGACTTGTAAATTGAGCGCTGAGCGTCTGCTGCGACGTTCCAGTCTAACAGATTTGGACGATAAAATGGATTTTACTGTGAAGGGTGATGGTCTGAAGAAAAACGCTGCCACAGAAGAACTGCAGGTAATACGTGATTACAAAAGTGTCGTTGGCGATCAGCTGGAGAACTCGGTGGTTAAGCAGATACTCGAGGAGGATAATACTAAGTTTGGTGCCTATGACAACTTGCATAATACGCTCGAAATGCCCACATACTTGGATAAGTATGCATCACCAACCAAATCGAATGTTTACTCAGACAAACCGAATAACTTGTCTGAAACGAAACCatcaacaaatttaaaaaatggcgCTAAAAAGCATCTAGTTGGCAGCACCGCCAATGAGCTCAACAAAATGgataataatttggaaaataatttcaagtcGCAGGCAGCATATGCTCCGACTAGCGATACAGTCATCAATAATTACTTGAAAGTTGCGGCTACCACACCACTGATGATCAAGAAGAAGGAAAATAATCGGCCGAACTCCGGTGAAAAGCTAGGTCAAAACAAGGAAAACAAATCGGTAACCGCAGCGCCGAAGAGTCAACCAACGTATAGCAAATGCAATGGCAACACTAAACTGAAGAAAGCGACGAGTTTTGGCAGCCTACGTGAAGACTCCAATTTGACTGAGTTTAATATAGACAAAGTCGACAGCTGGATGTCTATGCATGGTGAGAGCATGAATCAGCAGAAAACGCTTTCGAAACATAAGTCTTTAGACGCCGACTTCGAGAAGCTTACAGGTGGTGAATTGGGCGAAGACGGACATGGGgaagatattttaaatgaacGTGATGGCGACAGCGCATCGCAAGTGTCTACCAAGTCGGATGGTGAGTCCACGTATGATGAGATCGTCTCGGTGATTAAAGAAATTGATGAAGACAAAAAGAAAG ATAACTATGCGGAGCGGGCAGCTAATGAGTTGGAGCTCAAGCTCAATACAACACCAGACACGGTGACCTTGCCTGCATCAGGTGAGCAGAAGACAGCTGAGACGAGCAAGTCACCGGACAAATACAA AGACATTCTCAGCTACTTAGATACTGTCGAAGATAGTTGTGATCGCACATTGCTTGAGACACGTCGTTCCATACCGGAATCTAATCGCTCCGAAATTGAATTTGTCGTTGAACCCGATATAGCCGAAGATGTGCCGAA ACTAGCCGATCTACTCATGCTGCCCAATCATCAGCTCGCACGTCGCGTCATCGCTTTAAGTTTGCGTGCCAACGAACTCGCCAATGCCGTTTATCTCTCCAAAGAACATGTGATGAAAGTGCGTACGGAGAAGCAGAAGTCTATACGCACTGAGAAAGCGACTGCTGCGAATCGCTTGCGTGAGCAGAAGAAACATTACGAGACGATTGTAAAGCGACATCAGGGTTTTATAGAGCAG TTACTCAAGGACAAGGGCTCACTTTGCGAGAAAGTCGCTGCGCTCACACGCCGCTTAGAGAGTCAAAATCAAGCTTGGGAACACAAATTAGAAACAGAGGTAGCGCGAGTCAAGGAAACAACTTTGGCTGGCGAGAAGATCAGACGTGAGCGTTGGGTGCGTGAGAACACGAAGAAGATCAAG GAGCTCACTGTGAAGGGCTTAGAAGCGGAAATTAATAAGATGACTTGCAATCATCAACGTGAAGTAAACGAACTTAAGCAGGCACATCAGCAACAGCTATTGGACTCACTCGAAGAGGCACGTCTCAAACACGAACAGATTGAGAACTCTATACGTGAGTCCTGTGCACAAGATCGTGAGTCGATTATTGAGAAGGAACGCCTGGCAATACGCGAAAG ATTCGAGCGTCAGTTAGAGGAGGAGCGCAAATGTTTCGACGAGCAGCGCCAAAAACTCGTTGAAGACTTCAACGCTGAGCGTACACGCCTACAGAATGAGCTGAAGATGAAAGACGCCGATTTCCAAGTGCGTAGACAGGAGCTACAACGTGAGAAAGAAATCGAGTTAGAACAAACGGTCGCCGAGTTGCAGGAGAAGATGTTCAAACAAGACGAGAAATATCAG AATCGCATTAACACTATTGAGAAACAGTACGAAGCCGATTTTGAGCTTTGGAAGCGTGACTATGAGAACGAATGCAAGGTGTCACAAGTTGAGAAGGAGAATGCGATCCGCCAACACTATCGTGCCGAACGTGACCGGCAAATCGATGCTATTGTAAGTCGCATGGACACCGAGGCGTTGAAACATGCCGAAGAGCATGAGGCCAAATTAAA TCGTTTGAAGGAGAAGTATGAAAAGGACCTGCAGTTGGTTGAGAATGCAGAGCGTTCACTGCGTGAGAAATACACAGATACGCGTAGTTCCTTGGCGGAAGCTGACGCCAAAGTACGAAACTCCGAGGCGGAGATAAAGCAGTTGAAAATGGAGTTGGAACATAGCAAGAAG ATGTGCAATGACTTCTTGGCCGAACGCGATCAACTGCGTGATAATTTACGCAATGAAGTGCAAAGCGAGGTGGCGGTGATCAAATCGGAGCGCGATACCGAAATACAAAAGATACACAAGAG GGTACAACAAGCGATAGAGAAGAAGGATGCCACCATTGACTTGCTGCAGAAAGAAAATGGCAGTCTGCGTGAACGCTGTCTCAAGCTGGAGGCGGTCATCAGACAACAGCGCAAGGATTATTGTGTGAAGTGA